ACCGGCATGGAGCTGCGCGCCGCGGTCGACGCCGGTGACGTGCTCACCGCCACGAAGGCCGGCGTCGTCGAGGAGGTCGCCGCCGACTACGTGACGATCATGGCCGACGACGGCACCCGCCAGACGTTCGGGCTGCACAAGTTCACCCGCTCGAACCAGGGCACCTGCATCAATCAGAAGGTCCTGGTCGACGAGGGCCAGCGGATCGAAGAGGGCCAGATCATCGCCGACGGCCCGTGCACCCAGAACGGTGAGCTCGCGCTCGGACGCAACCTGCTGGTCGCGTTCATGCCGTGGGAGGGGCACAACTTCGAGGACGCCATCATCCTCAGCCAGCGCCTGGTGCGCGACGACGTCCTCTCCTCGATCCACATCGAGGAGTTCGAGGTCGACGCCCGCGACACCAAGCTCGGCCCGGAGGAGATCACCCGCGACATCCCCAACGTGTCGGAGGAGGCGCTGGCCGATCTCGACGAGCGCGGGATCATCCGCATCGGTGCCGAGGTCGTCGCCGGTGACGTGCTGGTCGGCAAGGTCACCCCGAAGGGCGAGACCGAGCTGACCCCGGAGGAGCGCCTGCTGCGCGCCATCTTCGGCGAGAAGGCCCGCGAGGTGCGCGACACCTCGCTGAAGGTCAAGCACGGTGAGTCCGGCAAGGTCATCGGCGTCCGCGTGTTCTCGCGCGAGGACGGCGACGAGCTGCCCCCGGGCGTCAACGAGCTGATCCGGGTGTACGTCGCCCAGATGCGCAAGATCACCGACGGTGACAAGCTCGCCGGCCGCCACGGCAACAAGGGCGTCATCTCCAAGATCCTGCCCGAGGAGGACATGCCGTTCCTGCCCGACGGGACCCCGGTCGACGTCGTGCTGAACCCGCTCGGCGTGCCGTCGCGCATGAACGTGGGGCAGATCCTGGAGACCCACCTCGGCTGGATCGCGAAGTCCGGCTGGGAGGTCGAGGGCGAGCCCGACTGGGCGAAGCTGCTGCCGGAGAACGCCCGCAGCTCCGAGCCGGGCACCAACACCGCGACGCCGATCTTCGACGGTGCGCGCGAGGAGGAGGTCATCGGGCTGCTCGGCTCGACGATTCCGAACCGCGACGGCAACCGCATGGTCGGCGGCAACGGCAAGGCGCAGCTGTTCGACGGTCGCTCCGGCGAGCCGTTCCCGACGCCGATCACCGTGGGCTACATCTACATCCTGAAGCTGCTGCACCTGGTCGACGACAAGATCCACGCCCGCTCGACCGGCCCGTACTCGATGATCACCCAGCAGCCGCTGGGCGGTAAGGCGCAGTTCGGCGGCCAGCGCTTCGGCGAGATGGAGTGCTGGGCGATGCAGGCCTACGGTGCGGCCTACGCGCTGCAGGAGCTGCTCACGATCAAGTCCGACGACATCGTGGGCCGCGTCAAGGTGTACGAAGCGATCGTCAAGGGAGAGAACGTCCCCGAGCCGGGCATCCCCGAGTCGTTCAAGGTGCTGCTCAAGGAGCTGCAGTCGCTGTGCCTGAACGTGCAGGTGCTGTCCAGCGACGGCCAGGCCATCGAGCTGCGGGACTCCGACGACGAGGCCGGCCGCACCGCTGACGAGCTCGGAATCGACCTGTCCCGGCGCGAGCCGAGCATCGTCGACCTCGAAGGCTAAGGCCGTGCGGCGCGAGGCTCCCCGCCGAGCCGCGCGCCGCACGCCGGCCTTCCCCGAGGGGCTGGACCCCTCACCAATCAAGAACAAGGGACTACATACGTGTTCGACGTAAACGTCTTTGACCAGCTCAAGATCGGGCTGGCTACCGCCGACGACATCCGCGCGTGGTCGTACGGCGAGGTGAAGAAGCCCGAGACCATCAACTACCGCACCCTCCGCCCGGAGAAGGACGGCCTCTTCTGCGAGAAGATCTTCGGCCCGACCCGCGACTGGGAGTGCTACTGCGGCAAGTACAAGCGGGTCCGCTTCAAGGGCATCATCTGCGAGCGGTGCGGCGTCGAGGTCACTCGCGCCAAGGTCCGCCGTGAGCGCATGGGCCACATCGAGCTCGCCGCGCCGGTCACGCACATCTGGTACTTCAAGGGTGTTCCCTCGCGACTGGGCTACCTGCTCGACATCGCGCCCAAGGACCTCGAGAAGATCATCTACTTCGCGGCGTACCTGATCACCTCCGTGGACGCCGACGCCCGGCACCGCGACCTGTCGACCATCGAGGCCGAGATCGCTGCCGAGAAGAAGCAGCTGGAGAACAAGCGCGACGCCGACCTGGAGACCCGCGCCAAGAAGCTCGAGGGCGACCTGGCCGAGCTGGAGGCCGAGGGCGCCAAGGCCGACGTCCGCCGCAAGGTGCGCGACGGCGGCGAGCGCGAGATGCGTCAGCTGCGCGATCGTGCCCAGCGCGAGATCGACCGCATCGACGAGGTCTCGGACACCTTCCGCAAGCTCGCGGTCGGCGACCTCATCGTCGACGAGATGCTCTACCGCGAGCTGTCGGACCGCTTCGGGGAGTACTTCGTCGGCGGCATGGGTGCCGCCGCCCTGCAGAAGCTGCTGCAGGACTTCGACCTGGACGCCGAGTCCGAGAAGCTGCGCGAGATCATCGCCGAGGGCAAGGGGCAGAAGAAGATCCGCGCCCTCAAGCGGCTGAAGGTCGTCGCGCACTTCCAGGCCACCGGCAACTCGCCGGCCGGCATGGTGCTCGACGCCGTCCCGGTCGTCCCGCCGGAGCTGCGCCCGATGGTCCAGCTCGACGGTGGCCGGTTCGCCACCTCCGACCTGAACGACCTGTACCGCCGCGTCATCAACCGCAACAACCGCCTGAAGCGTCTGCTGGATCTCGGCGCCCCCGAGATCATCATCAACAACGAGAAGCGGATGCTGCAGGAGTCGGTCGACGCGCTGTTCGACAACGGCCGCCGCGGCCGTCCGGTCACCGGACCGGGCAACCGCCCGCTGAAGTCGCTGTCCGACCTGCTCAAGGGCAAGCAGGGCCGGTTCCGCCAGAACCTGCTCGGCAAGCGCGTCGACTACTCCGGCCGTTCGGTCATCGTCGTCGGCCCGCAGCTCAAGTTGCACCAGTGTGGCCTGCCCAAGCTGATGGCGCTCGAGCTGTTCAAGCCGTTCGTGATGAAGCGGCTGGTCGACCTCGGCCACGCCCAGAACATCAAGTCGGCCAAGCGCATGGTGGAGCGGGCCCGCCCGCAGGTGTGGGACGTCCTCGAAGAGGTCATCACCGAGCACCCGGTGCTGCTGAACCGCGCGCCCACGCTGCACCGCCTCGGCATCCAGGCCTTCGAGCCGCAGCTCGTCGAGGGCAAGGCCATCCAGATCCACCCGCTCGTCTGCGCGGCGTTCAACGCCGACTTCGACGGCGACCAGATGGCCGTGCACCTGCCGCTGTCCGCCGAGTCGCAGGCCGAGGCCCGGATCCTGATGCTCTCGAGCAACAACATCCTGTCGCCGGCGTCCGGTCGTCCGATCACCGCGCCGTCGCACGAGATGATCATCGGTCTGTACTTCCTGTCGAACCTCATCGGCGGCGGCGCCGGCGAGGGTGACGTGTACTCGTCGTACGCGGAGGCGCTGATGGCCTTCGACCGCGGCAAGCTCGCGATCGACGCGAAGTGCAAGATCCGGCTGCGTGACGTGCCCGGTGTCGACAACGGCAAGGGCGAGCCGTGGGAGGCCCCCGAGGGCTGGGAGCCCGGCGACCCGATCCTGCTCGAGACCAGCCTCGGCCGGGTCATCTTCAACGAGACCCTGCCCGAGGACTACCGGTTCATCAACTACCCGGTCTCGAAGAAGGAGCTCGGCCAGATCGTCAACGATCTCGCGGAGCGCTACCCGAAGGTGCAGGTCGCGGCGTCGCTCGACGCGCTGAAGTCGACCGGCTTCTACTGGGCGACCCGCGCGGGCATCACGATCGGCATCGAGGACGTCTCGACGCCGCCGCAGAAGCCCGAGATCATCGCGCGCTACGAGGAGGACGCCGACAAGATCGAGAAGCAGTACCAGCGTGGTGTGATCACCGGTGACGAGCGCCGCCAGGAGCTCATCGAGGTGTGGACCCGGGCCACCGAGGAGGTTGCGAAGGCGACCGAGGCGAACTTCGAGGAGACCAACCCGGTCTTCATCATGATCGACTCCGGTGCCCGCGGTAACTGGCTGCAGCTGCGCCAGATCGCCGGCATGCGCGGCCTGGTGGCCAACCCGAAGGGCGAGATCATCCCGCGCCCGATCAAGTCCTCCTACCGCGAGGGCCTGTCGGTGCTGGAGTTCTTCATCGCCACGCACGGTGCCCGCAAGGGCCTGGCCGACACCGCGCTGCGTACCGCAGACTCGGGCTACCTGACCCGTCGTCTGGTCGACGTGTCGCAGGACGTCATCATCCGCGAGGAGGACTGCGGCACCGAGCGCGCCGTGGTCATGCCGATCGCCACCGAGGACGCCACCGGCACGCTGATCAAGGACCAGCATGCCGAGACGTCGTCGTACGCGCGGACGCTGGCCGAGGACGTCAAGGTCGGCGGCAAGCTCATCGCGGAGAAGGGCACCGACCTCGGTGACACCGTGATCGACGCGCTGATCGCCGCCGGGCTGAAGGAGGTGCGGGTGCGCTGCG
This DNA window, taken from Cumulibacter manganitolerans, encodes the following:
- a CDS encoding DNA-directed RNA polymerase subunit beta', coding for MFDVNVFDQLKIGLATADDIRAWSYGEVKKPETINYRTLRPEKDGLFCEKIFGPTRDWECYCGKYKRVRFKGIICERCGVEVTRAKVRRERMGHIELAAPVTHIWYFKGVPSRLGYLLDIAPKDLEKIIYFAAYLITSVDADARHRDLSTIEAEIAAEKKQLENKRDADLETRAKKLEGDLAELEAEGAKADVRRKVRDGGEREMRQLRDRAQREIDRIDEVSDTFRKLAVGDLIVDEMLYRELSDRFGEYFVGGMGAAALQKLLQDFDLDAESEKLREIIAEGKGQKKIRALKRLKVVAHFQATGNSPAGMVLDAVPVVPPELRPMVQLDGGRFATSDLNDLYRRVINRNNRLKRLLDLGAPEIIINNEKRMLQESVDALFDNGRRGRPVTGPGNRPLKSLSDLLKGKQGRFRQNLLGKRVDYSGRSVIVVGPQLKLHQCGLPKLMALELFKPFVMKRLVDLGHAQNIKSAKRMVERARPQVWDVLEEVITEHPVLLNRAPTLHRLGIQAFEPQLVEGKAIQIHPLVCAAFNADFDGDQMAVHLPLSAESQAEARILMLSSNNILSPASGRPITAPSHEMIIGLYFLSNLIGGGAGEGDVYSSYAEALMAFDRGKLAIDAKCKIRLRDVPGVDNGKGEPWEAPEGWEPGDPILLETSLGRVIFNETLPEDYRFINYPVSKKELGQIVNDLAERYPKVQVAASLDALKSTGFYWATRAGITIGIEDVSTPPQKPEIIARYEEDADKIEKQYQRGVITGDERRQELIEVWTRATEEVAKATEANFEETNPVFIMIDSGARGNWLQLRQIAGMRGLVANPKGEIIPRPIKSSYREGLSVLEFFIATHGARKGLADTALRTADSGYLTRRLVDVSQDVIIREEDCGTERAVVMPIATEDATGTLIKDQHAETSSYARTLAEDVKVGGKLIAEKGTDLGDTVIDALIAAGLKEVRVRCVLTCESAVGTCAACYGRSLATGKTVDVGEAVGIIAAQSIGEPGTQLTMRTFHTGGAVSDSGDITHGLPRVVELFEARVPKGKAPIAETSGRIQIEDQDKQRKITIIPDDGSEEVVYEKISKRVRLRVEEGDHVTIGQQMTDGAVDPHEVLRIMGPREVQLHLVREVQEVYRSQGVQIHDKHIEVIVRQMLKRITVIDSGSTEFLPGSLPENAQFLAENRRVVGEGGEPASGRPVLMGITKASLATESWLSAASFQETTRVLTDAAIQGKSDSLVGLKENVIIGQLIPAGTGIARYRNIKVEPTEEARASMYSMSSFDEGGYYDDSVFGQGSGQAVPLDTFDDGYYS